In a single window of the uncultured Erythrobacter sp. genome:
- a CDS encoding M14 family metallopeptidase — translation MRNRFWGQCLVVMAALMGAGQPAAAQSFIEGSFDPAVPTLTATVGHAPGARITSPDQTYAYLKALAEAAPDRARLVQYAVSWEGRPLYYLVLSAPANMAKLETIRADMASIAAGRPGNGSALPVTWLAYGVHGNEISSTDAALMTAYHLLAATDDARAAKIMANTIVVVDPMQNPDGRARFVNNFLATTGIIPAADRQAAEHDEPWPSGRVNHYMFDLNRDWFTLSQPETRGKVAAIRQWNPVVVVDLHEMGGDETYFFSPAAQPFNPNLSAAQIRSYDLIGRYNAAAFDARGEPYFTREVYDLFYPGYGDTWNAHQGAIGSTYEQGSARGLVFARRDGTELTYADGITNHFTASLATAAAVADNPSRFLSDFAAYRSGNASGSAGRGTYVIDLSKRRWNAERLGRRLAEQGITVLRREGGASVCGKSYPAGYLAVPQAQPAARLVKSLLDRDTPLPPDFLAEQERRRSVDLPHELYDVTAWSVGPMAGVDVALCNAAVSGDAMSAAAPIAAKAEGAGSFGIAVPWTDSGQARLVALALREGIDGRVTDRAFTTAGREFPRGTVVFPAGSNSPDKMARLAELARDVGAHTVALENGWVDDGPNLGSEHFVRLTMPRVAVAWDDGVSQLSAGALRYVLEQRLGLPVTPIRTSRLGRADLSDYDVVLVPEGDPSSVLGDGGLRAIRSFVQRGGVLVAIGESLETFSSGENPLLAVKREAALGREPADSNDDKAALAEAVAIGNDAEYREAIKDQQALPDTLPGALLNVVGEPDHFLSAGYDNGAVVLATGTQIFTPLDRANGINVLRFAAAGNLIASGYVWDENRRQLAYKPYLMAQPQGRGLVIGFAHDPSARAYLEGLDLMIANAVMVAPSRVR, via the coding sequence ATGCGCAATAGATTCTGGGGCCAGTGCCTTGTCGTAATGGCGGCACTGATGGGTGCAGGCCAGCCTGCCGCGGCGCAGTCCTTCATCGAAGGCAGTTTTGATCCTGCGGTCCCCACACTGACCGCCACGGTTGGCCATGCACCGGGCGCCCGCATCACCTCGCCCGACCAGACCTATGCCTATCTGAAGGCACTCGCCGAAGCTGCGCCGGATCGGGCACGGCTGGTGCAATATGCGGTGAGCTGGGAGGGGCGGCCGCTCTATTATCTCGTGCTGTCTGCGCCCGCCAACATGGCGAAACTTGAGACGATCCGCGCCGATATGGCCAGCATCGCCGCAGGGCGCCCCGGCAATGGCTCGGCCTTGCCCGTCACTTGGCTCGCATACGGCGTCCACGGCAACGAGATTTCCTCGACCGACGCGGCGCTGATGACCGCCTATCACCTGCTCGCGGCCACAGATGACGCGCGTGCGGCCAAGATCATGGCGAACACCATCGTCGTGGTCGATCCGATGCAGAACCCCGATGGGCGCGCGCGGTTCGTGAACAATTTCCTTGCTACGACGGGCATCATCCCAGCCGCCGACCGGCAAGCGGCCGAGCATGACGAGCCGTGGCCCTCGGGCCGGGTCAATCACTATATGTTCGATCTCAACCGCGACTGGTTCACGCTCAGCCAACCCGAGACCCGGGGCAAGGTTGCCGCGATCCGCCAGTGGAACCCGGTGGTGGTGGTTGACCTCCATGAAATGGGCGGGGACGAGACCTACTTCTTCTCCCCCGCCGCACAGCCCTTCAACCCCAATCTCTCGGCCGCGCAAATCCGCAGTTACGACCTGATCGGGCGTTACAATGCCGCCGCCTTCGACGCGCGGGGCGAGCCCTATTTCACCCGTGAGGTCTATGACCTGTTCTATCCCGGCTATGGCGACACCTGGAACGCACATCAGGGCGCGATCGGGAGCACCTACGAACAGGGTTCTGCGCGGGGCTTGGTGTTTGCACGGCGCGACGGGACGGAACTGACCTACGCTGACGGCATCACCAACCACTTCACCGCCAGCCTCGCCACCGCTGCCGCTGTGGCCGACAATCCGTCTCGGTTCCTGAGCGATTTTGCCGCCTATCGCAGCGGCAATGCCAGTGGCTCGGCAGGACGCGGCACCTATGTGATCGACCTGTCGAAGCGGCGCTGGAATGCTGAACGGCTGGGGCGACGGTTGGCCGAACAGGGCATCACCGTGCTGCGACGCGAGGGCGGCGCGAGTGTTTGCGGCAAGTCCTATCCCGCAGGCTACCTCGCTGTTCCGCAAGCCCAGCCGGCCGCCCGGCTGGTCAAGAGCCTGCTCGACCGCGACACCCCCTTGCCGCCCGATTTCCTCGCCGAACAGGAGCGCCGCCGTTCGGTCGATCTGCCGCACGAGCTGTATGACGTGACCGCATGGTCGGTCGGGCCGATGGCGGGCGTGGATGTAGCGCTGTGCAATGCGGCCGTCAGCGGCGATGCGATGAGCGCCGCTGCGCCGATTGCAGCCAAGGCGGAAGGCGCTGGCAGCTTTGGCATTGCCGTGCCGTGGACCGACAGCGGGCAGGCGCGGCTGGTCGCACTGGCGCTGCGCGAAGGCATCGACGGGCGCGTGACCGACCGCGCCTTCACCACGGCGGGGCGCGAGTTTCCGCGCGGGACAGTGGTGTTTCCGGCCGGGTCCAATAGCCCGGACAAGATGGCCCGCCTCGCCGAACTCGCCCGCGATGTCGGCGCCCATACGGTGGCGCTTGAAAATGGCTGGGTCGACGATGGGCCAAACCTCGGCAGCGAGCATTTCGTGCGGCTAACCATGCCGCGCGTCGCCGTGGCGTGGGACGACGGTGTCTCGCAATTGAGCGCAGGCGCCCTGCGCTATGTGCTTGAACAGCGGCTCGGCCTGCCGGTAACGCCGATCCGCACCAGCCGCTTGGGCCGCGCCGACCTGTCGGATTACGATGTGGTGCTGGTGCCCGAGGGCGATCCGTCAAGCGTGCTCGGCGATGGGGGCCTGCGGGCAATCCGCAGCTTTGTGCAACGCGGCGGCGTGTTGGTCGCAATCGGCGAGAGCTTGGAAACCTTCAGCAGCGGCGAAAATCCCCTGCTGGCGGTCAAGCGCGAAGCGGCGCTGGGGCGTGAGCCTGCCGACAGCAATGACGACAAGGCCGCTCTGGCTGAAGCAGTCGCGATCGGCAACGACGCGGAATACCGCGAAGCGATCAAGGACCAGCAGGCGCTCCCCGACACGTTGCCGGGCGCGCTGCTGAATGTGGTGGGTGAGCCCGATCACTTCCTCTCCGCCGGATACGACAATGGCGCGGTTGTGCTGGCAACGGGCACGCAGATCTTCACCCCGCTCGACCGGGCCAATGGGATCAACGTCCTGCGCTTCGCGGCAGCGGGCAATCTGATCGCAAGCGGCTATGTGTGGGACGAAAACCGGCGGCAGCTGGCCTATAAACCCTACCTGATGGCGCAGCCGCAGGGACGCGGGCTGGTGATCGGCTTTGCCCATGATCCGTCGGCCCGCGCCTATCTCGAAGGGCTCGACCTGATGATCGCCAATGCGGTAATGGTGGCGCCGTCACGGGTGCGGTGA
- the sppA gene encoding signal peptide peptidase SppA, giving the protein MNFVGKVWKILVGIKDGLVLLFMLLFFVALFAILSARPNPGQVREGALLIDLDGIVVEEKSVLDPIETLLSGTAPVGEYRARDIVRALDAAASDDRIKAVVFDLTTFLGGGQVHLKDIGEAMDRVRKAKKPVLTYAVGYADDHMLLAAHASEVWLDPQGLAVISGPGGNRLYYAGLLEKLSVNARVYRVGAFKSAVEPYSRSSMSDEARQNLGGLYGAMWEEWQANVTKARPKLALARVTGDPLTWLQSSGGDLAQAAFSAGLVDKLGDRVQFGARVAELAGKDPWSNLPGTYASSELGAFLADARKDRPGKAIGVITIAGEIVDGDAGPGIAGGRRIADLLDEALDDDFAALVVRVDSPGGSATAAEEIRRAIQRHRDRKIPVAVSFGNVAASGGYWVATSSDRIFAEPDTITGSIGVFAVVPTFEQAAARLGVNADGYRTTPLSGQPDFIGGFSPEMDTLFQTSISGTYKDFITLVSKARRMPVDRVDSVAQGQVWDGGTARQKGLVDEFGGMDAALGWAAAKAGLKDGGWHAVYLGEQSENYDSLIRQLVSSQTARAPAVNNGDLFAIAAARSENLGARLARDAERLLGTRGVQAFCAECPPSSAPPPSPAKRPEGMLALLAWLTGG; this is encoded by the coding sequence ATGAATTTTGTCGGCAAGGTCTGGAAGATCCTCGTTGGGATCAAGGACGGGCTGGTGCTCCTGTTCATGCTGCTGTTCTTTGTGGCGCTGTTTGCCATCCTTTCGGCCCGCCCCAACCCCGGTCAGGTGCGCGAAGGGGCGCTGCTGATCGATCTGGACGGCATCGTGGTCGAAGAGAAATCGGTGCTCGATCCGATTGAGACGCTGCTGTCGGGCACCGCCCCGGTCGGCGAATACCGCGCCCGCGATATCGTCCGGGCGCTGGACGCCGCTGCGAGCGATGACCGCATCAAGGCCGTGGTGTTCGATCTCACCACCTTCCTCGGCGGTGGGCAGGTGCACCTCAAGGACATCGGCGAAGCGATGGACCGGGTGCGCAAGGCAAAGAAGCCGGTGCTGACCTATGCGGTTGGCTATGCCGATGATCACATGCTGCTGGCCGCCCATGCGAGCGAAGTGTGGCTCGATCCGCAGGGCCTGGCCGTCATCTCCGGGCCGGGCGGCAACCGGCTCTATTATGCGGGCCTGCTCGAAAAGCTCAGCGTCAACGCGCGGGTGTACCGCGTGGGCGCGTTCAAATCGGCGGTGGAGCCATATTCGCGCAGTTCGATGTCGGACGAGGCGCGCCAGAACCTTGGCGGCCTGTACGGCGCGATGTGGGAGGAGTGGCAGGCGAATGTCACCAAGGCCCGCCCCAAGCTCGCACTGGCGCGCGTGACGGGCGATCCGCTCACCTGGCTCCAGAGTTCGGGCGGCGATCTGGCGCAGGCGGCCTTTTCCGCAGGGCTGGTCGACAAGCTAGGCGACCGCGTCCAGTTTGGCGCTCGGGTGGCGGAATTGGCGGGTAAGGACCCGTGGAGCAACCTGCCCGGCACCTACGCCTCGAGCGAGCTTGGCGCCTTCCTCGCCGATGCCCGAAAAGACCGTCCGGGCAAGGCCATCGGCGTGATCACCATCGCGGGTGAGATTGTTGATGGCGATGCCGGGCCGGGGATCGCCGGGGGCAGGCGGATCGCCGACCTGCTCGACGAGGCGCTCGACGATGATTTCGCCGCGCTGGTGGTGCGGGTCGATTCGCCGGGCGGATCAGCCACCGCAGCGGAGGAAATCCGCCGCGCGATCCAGCGCCACCGCGACCGCAAGATCCCGGTCGCCGTGTCCTTCGGCAATGTTGCGGCAAGCGGCGGCTACTGGGTCGCCACCTCGAGCGACCGGATCTTCGCCGAGCCCGATACGATCACCGGCTCGATCGGCGTCTTCGCCGTGGTGCCAACCTTTGAACAGGCCGCCGCCCGGCTTGGGGTCAACGCCGATGGCTATCGCACCACGCCGCTTTCGGGCCAGCCCGACTTCATCGGCGGCTTCAGCCCGGAAATGGACACGCTGTTCCAGACCTCGATCAGCGGCACGTACAAGGACTTCATCACCCTCGTCTCCAAGGCGCGGCGGATGCCGGTCGACCGGGTCGATAGCGTCGCACAAGGTCAGGTGTGGGACGGCGGAACCGCGCGCCAAAAGGGCCTTGTAGACGAATTCGGCGGCATGGATGCCGCGCTCGGCTGGGCAGCGGCCAAGGCTGGCTTGAAAGACGGCGGATGGCACGCGGTCTATCTTGGTGAGCAGAGCGAGAATTACGATTCGCTGATCCGACAGCTGGTCTCCAGCCAGACCGCGCGCGCGCCGGCCGTAAACAATGGCGATCTGTTCGCTATAGCTGCGGCGCGCAGCGAGAACCTCGGTGCACGGCTCGCCCGCGATGCCGAGCGCCTGCTGGGAACCCGCGGTGTTCAGGCATTTTGTGCCGAGTGTCCGCCAAGCTCTGCGCCCCCGCCCTCCCCGGCCAAGCGGCCCGAGGGGATGCTGGCGCTGCTGGCGTGGCTGACGGGCGGCTAA
- a CDS encoding Fe2+-dependent dioxygenase → MILVINALEDADHRAAIAERIAMLEWRDGRETAGSVARQVKRNEQAAMNSPAGRALQDELSQVVSDNVVVKAAAQPRRFSPVIISRTGVGGKYGAHVDNALMGRGAQRLRTDLSFTLFLTPPSEYEGGELVIHTAGMTQELKGEAGNLVLYPSGSIHEVKPVTKGTRIVCIGWIESTVADPAQREMLFDLENLRTALRQQLPAQSAELLTLDKTIANLLRMWARS, encoded by the coding sequence ATGATCCTTGTCATCAACGCGCTCGAAGATGCCGACCACCGCGCCGCCATTGCCGAGCGGATCGCGATGCTGGAATGGCGCGACGGGCGCGAGACCGCTGGATCCGTGGCGCGGCAGGTGAAGCGTAATGAGCAGGCGGCGATGAACTCGCCAGCAGGCCGCGCCTTGCAGGACGAGCTGTCCCAAGTGGTTTCGGACAATGTGGTCGTGAAAGCCGCCGCGCAGCCGCGCCGGTTCTCGCCAGTGATCATCAGCCGCACCGGTGTGGGCGGCAAGTATGGCGCCCATGTCGACAATGCGTTGATGGGCCGCGGCGCGCAGCGGCTGCGCACCGATCTTTCCTTCACGCTGTTCCTGACTCCGCCCAGCGAATACGAGGGCGGCGAGCTGGTGATCCACACTGCGGGCATGACGCAGGAATTGAAGGGCGAGGCGGGCAATCTGGTGCTCTACCCCTCGGGCAGCATCCACGAGGTCAAGCCGGTGACGAAGGGCACGCGGATCGTTTGCATCGGCTGGATCGAAAGCACGGTCGCCGATCCGGCGCAGCGCGAGATGCTGTTCGATCTTGAAAACCTGCGCACCGCGCTCCGCCAGCAATTGCCCGCCCAGTCGGCTGAGCTGCTGACGCTGGACAAGACCATCGCCAACCTACTGCGGATGTGGGCGCGGTCCTGA
- a CDS encoding DUF6607 family protein, with translation MNRLTKTLFASGLAALALAAVPAPALADGPIVQTAEAAKAAFEEDRQTILAMAGDFKVTFDMQESTPWLEGYTPLERKISGGYESVRVIEDTGTRIVLQHLLVTGDDANPYVVKHWRQDWEYQPAKILAFTGGDTWELTPVPEKMRAGRWSQTVYQVDDSPRYAGWGEWETTQGIRRWRSNWTARPLARRDAIRNPVYDHYMGINRHQLTPTGWIHWQDNTKMVTPKDGGEAVPVVQEYVLNTYERFNGYNVAAAETYWANTKGYWEAVREKWDAVAEANGGIRIAQEASAGTTIANELMLLADAIKDGKQTPEAASAKALALIEEGTSRKGG, from the coding sequence ATGAACCGACTGACCAAAACCTTGTTCGCATCCGGGCTCGCCGCGCTCGCGCTGGCTGCTGTCCCCGCCCCGGCGCTCGCCGATGGCCCGATTGTCCAGACCGCCGAGGCCGCCAAAGCCGCCTTCGAGGAAGATCGCCAGACCATCCTTGCGATGGCAGGGGACTTCAAAGTTACCTTCGACATGCAGGAATCGACCCCGTGGTTGGAGGGCTACACGCCGCTGGAGCGCAAGATTTCCGGCGGCTACGAAAGCGTCCGCGTGATTGAGGACACGGGCACCCGCATCGTGCTCCAGCACCTGTTGGTGACGGGGGACGACGCCAATCCCTATGTCGTCAAGCATTGGCGGCAGGACTGGGAATATCAGCCCGCAAAAATCCTCGCCTTCACCGGCGGTGACACCTGGGAGCTGACCCCCGTGCCGGAAAAGATGCGCGCCGGGCGCTGGTCGCAGACGGTCTATCAGGTCGATGACAGTCCGCGCTATGCCGGGTGGGGCGAGTGGGAGACGACGCAGGGCATCCGCCGCTGGCGTTCCAACTGGACGGCTCGCCCGCTCGCCCGGCGCGATGCGATCCGCAATCCGGTCTACGACCATTACATGGGCATCAACCGCCACCAGCTGACCCCGACCGGGTGGATCCACTGGCAGGACAACACCAAGATGGTGACGCCCAAGGACGGCGGCGAGGCCGTGCCGGTGGTGCAGGAATATGTCCTCAACACCTATGAGCGCTTCAATGGCTACAACGTCGCCGCTGCCGAGACCTATTGGGCCAATACCAAGGGATATTGGGAGGCCGTGAGGGAGAAGTGGGATGCGGTGGCCGAGGCCAATGGCGGCATTCGCATCGCACAGGAAGCCAGTGCTGGCACCACGATCGCCAATGAACTGATGCTGCTCGCCGACGCGATCAAGGATGGCAAGCAGACCCCTGAAGCCGCGAGCGCCAAGGCGCTGGCGCTGATCGAGGAAGGCACGTCCCGTAAGGGCGGCTAA